The genome window GTCGGCATCGCGCTGTACGCATCGTTCAGCAACGTCGGCGGCGGACTCGGCGTCGGCCTCGGCTTCGGCGTCGCGGTGCTGGCCGGCATCATCGCGGTCGGCCACGTCTCGGGCGGGCACTTCAACCCCGCCGTGACGCTCGGCGCGTGCCTCGCGGGGCGCACGCCGTTCCGCGACCTGCTCCCCTACTGGCTCGCGCAGGTGGTGGGCGGTGCGCTCGCCGCGGCCGTGCTGTTCCTCACCGTGCCGACGTCCCTGCCGGGCCTCGTCAGCCAGGGTGCCGACACGAGCGTCCGATCGTTCTTCAGCAGCACCGCCAACGGCTTCGCCGAGCACTCGCCCCTGGCCGCGCTCTCGAACGGCGGGGCCGAGTTCAGCCTGGTCGCGGCGCTCCTCGTCGAGGTCATCGGCACGGCCGTGTTCGTCGGCGTCATCCTCGGCGCCACCGACCGCCGTGCGAACAAGCAGCACGTGCCGTTCGCCGTTGGGCTGACCTTCACGGTCGTGCTCCTGCTCGCCACGCCCGTGACCAACGGCTCGATCAACCCGGCGCGCTCGCTCGCCGCCGCGATCTTCTCCGACTCGTGGGCGCTGCAGCAGGTCTGGCTCTTCTGGGTCGCGCCGCTGCTCGGTGCCGCGATCGCGGCGCTGATCTACCGCGCGTTCGCGGCCGAGCCCGCCGAGGACTCGCTGTTCGCCGAGGACGAGCTGTACGTGGCCGAGGACGACGTGGTCGTCGTCAACCGCTGACAGCAGCACCCACGAGGCCCCGGGAGCACCGCTCCCGGGGCCTCGTCACGTCAGGAGCGACCTGCACCTCGACGGACGGACGACGGGTCAGGCCGGGGGCAGCAAGGACGCCAGCACCGCGAGCGCGAGGGCGCCGGTCGCGAGCACCGCGACGTCCAGCGGCTTCGAGCGCACGGACACCGCCACCGGGCCCGGGGCCGGCGTGACGGCGCGCACGACCGCGGAGGCGAGCAGCAGCAGGGCGAGCACGTACGAGCCGACCACCGCGTCCGTCACGAAGGCGACCGCCACGGACGCGACGATCCCGGACATGGTCCACCACAGCGACCGGTTGCGTCCGGCGGCGAGGGAGGCGCGGGCGATGCTGCGCGGGTCGAGCGGGATCTCCTCCGCGGGGACCTCCGCAGCGGGCTCCGACGGCGCGACCTCGGGCGGCGGCACCACGCGCGGTGCGGCCTCGACGGGCGCGGCGGGCCTGGCGGGCACCGGCGGCGCGGCCGCGCGGGCACGGGGCCGCACGTCCTGCTGCTCGGTGCGCTCGGCCTGGCCGGGTGCCGTCGGCGGCACCGGGCGTGAAGGCCACACGGGGCGCGGCAGCCCGGCGGCCGGAGTGCGCGCAGGCGTCGACATGCGTGCGCTCCCTCCGTCCGGCTCGGGTACCGCGGGGACGGACCCGGCCACGCTCCTGCCCCGTGGACGTCGCCACGGACGTGCGCGGTCGCCCCAGCCTACCGCCGCCGTCCCCCCGTTACGGTGATCCCGTGACCGACCCGTCCCGCGCCGTCGTCCCCCCGCCCGACGTGCTGGTCGTCGGGGGTGGGCTCGCCGCGCTGCGCACCGTCGCCGCCCTGCGGGACCACGGCTACGACGGGCCGGTGCGCGTGCTGGGCGCCGAGGGGGTCGCGCCGTACGACCGTCCGCCGCTCTCGAAGCACCTCCTGGACCGCACGTCACCCGCGTGGCTCGCCGACGACCTCGGCCACGACCTGCACGCGCTCGCCGACGAGGTGCACCTCGCACGGCCGGCCCGCGGGCTGGAGCCCCGCCCCGGCGGGGGTGCGGTGGTGCGCACGGACGACGGTGCGCTGACGTCGTCGTGCGTGGTGCTGGCGACGGGCGCACGCGCGGTGACCGTGCCGGGCTGGCGCGCCGCGACCCTGCACACGGCCGCCGACGCCGACGCCCTGCGTGCGGTGCTCGGCGGCGAGCGACGCCGCCTGGTCGTCGTCGGTGCCGGCTGGATCGGCGCCGAGGTGGCGGGCGTCTCGGCCGCGGCCGGGCACGACGTCACGGTCGTCGAGGCCCGGTCCGCACCCCTGGCGACCGCGCTCGGCGAGCAGGTCGGCGGGCTCACGCGGCCCTGGTACGCGACGGCCGGGGTCGACCTGCGGACGTCGGCACCCGTGGCGGGCGTCGCGGGCACGGCGGTGGACCTCGCGGACGGCACCCGCCTGGCCGCCGACGTCGTGCTCGTCGCGGTCGGCGCCCGCCCGGCGACCGGGTGGCTCGCGGACGTGCTGCCGCTGCGCGGCGGGGCGGTGGCGGTCGACGAGTCCTACCGCGTGCTCGGGGCGACCGGCCCCCTCACCGGCCTGCTGGCCGTCGGGGACGTCGCCGTGCGCCGGTCGGCGCGCCACGGCTGGGTGCCCGGGGGGCACTGGGACGAGGCGCTGCACGGACCCGACGTGCTGGTCCGGCGGCTGCTGGGGCTGCCGGTCGACGGCCCGGAGGCCACGCCGTACGTCTTCTCCACGCAGCTCGGCCACGACCTGACGATGTTCGGCCTGCCCGCGGTCGACGACCGGACGACCCTGCTGGGCGACCCCGCAGCCGGCGGGTGGACCACGCTGTGGAGCCGCGGCGACGTCGTCACGGGTGCCCTGGTGGTGGACCGGCCCCGCGACGTCGGCGCGGCGCGGCGCCTGTTCGCGCGCGACGACCTGCCGCGCGTGGCGCTGCCCGGCGCCGACCTGCCCGACGACCTGCGGACGCTCCTGCGCACGTCACCGGCGACCTGAGCCCGGGCCTGACCGCCCCTCGCGCGAGGGGCGGTCCGGGCTCCGGCCCGCGTCAGTGGGCGAAGTGGCGCGTGCCCGTCAGGTACAGCGTGACGCCCGCGGCGGCCGCCGCGGCGACGACCTCCTCGTCGCGCACGGACCCGCCGGGCTGCACGACCGCGCGCACGCCGGCGTCGAGCAGCACCTGCAGGCCGTCGGCGAACGGGAAGAACGCGTCGGACGCCGCGACGGCGCCGCGCGCACGCTCGACGTCGCCGCTGTTCGCGCGCTCGACCGCCAGCCGGCACGAGTCGACGCGGTTGACCTGCCCCATCCCGACACCGACGGACGCTCCCCGGTCGGCCAGCAGGATCGCGTTGGACTTCACGGCCCGCACGGCCCGCCACGCGAACGCCAGGTCCGCCAGGGTGGCGTCGTCGGCGGCG of Cellulomonas dongxiuzhuiae contains these proteins:
- a CDS encoding DUF3017 domain-containing protein, producing MSTPARTPAAGLPRPVWPSRPVPPTAPGQAERTEQQDVRPRARAAAPPVPARPAAPVEAAPRVVPPPEVAPSEPAAEVPAEEIPLDPRSIARASLAAGRNRSLWWTMSGIVASVAVAFVTDAVVGSYVLALLLLASAVVRAVTPAPGPVAVSVRSKPLDVAVLATGALALAVLASLLPPA
- a CDS encoding aquaporin, whose amino-acid sequence is MSQQNPQTPEGAPVPEETSPAPTTPAATTPSDAAASDAAAPDRASADAAPADAVEEVVVEEVVVDTPVTPAPVTPAADDDDDTYVLPAGTVVAAGPGLVARLGAEAFGTFFLVLVGVGIALYASFSNVGGGLGVGLGFGVAVLAGIIAVGHVSGGHFNPAVTLGACLAGRTPFRDLLPYWLAQVVGGALAAAVLFLTVPTSLPGLVSQGADTSVRSFFSSTANGFAEHSPLAALSNGGAEFSLVAALLVEVIGTAVFVGVILGATDRRANKQHVPFAVGLTFTVVLLLATPVTNGSINPARSLAAAIFSDSWALQQVWLFWVAPLLGAAIAALIYRAFAAEPAEDSLFAEDELYVAEDDVVVVNR
- a CDS encoding NAD(P)/FAD-dependent oxidoreductase, whose translation is MTDPSRAVVPPPDVLVVGGGLAALRTVAALRDHGYDGPVRVLGAEGVAPYDRPPLSKHLLDRTSPAWLADDLGHDLHALADEVHLARPARGLEPRPGGGAVVRTDDGALTSSCVVLATGARAVTVPGWRAATLHTAADADALRAVLGGERRRLVVVGAGWIGAEVAGVSAAAGHDVTVVEARSAPLATALGEQVGGLTRPWYATAGVDLRTSAPVAGVAGTAVDLADGTRLAADVVLVAVGARPATGWLADVLPLRGGAVAVDESYRVLGATGPLTGLLAVGDVAVRRSARHGWVPGGHWDEALHGPDVLVRRLLGLPVDGPEATPYVFSTQLGHDLTMFGLPAVDDRTTLLGDPAAGGWTTLWSRGDVVTGALVVDRPRDVGAARRLFARDDLPRVALPGADLPDDLRTLLRTSPAT